The following are encoded in a window of Penaeus vannamei isolate JL-2024 chromosome 35, ASM4276789v1, whole genome shotgun sequence genomic DNA:
- the LOC113819078 gene encoding uncharacterized protein: MAMLRGYLYIDLIAADGLPDCDTAFFNIDPKDTSDPFAQVKVGNCVLCKTAVINNDLSPKWQESFRIPVCHVADEIQIQVLDKDHFDAGLLGEVSLRGGDLMDGETMEGWYPLSGCDGRINLKINYVPKDMMDMTFEVPDCYFPLREGCKVTVYQDAHCPPLPLFESVPTASGEPYDPPCAWTDLYKALNNAQRLIYITGWSVYAETVLVRGECDCEEAVGETVGDLLKRKAEEGVRVLVMVWNEKMSTGVTAGFMGTHDEETRLYFEGSDVEVAVVPRIRTLEGMASFFQDQFAQTCYTHHQKTVILDVPPEEGEDLPRLQAFIGGLDITDGRYDTPEHELFKTLTTVHVGDFYNGCATTTSEVGPRQPWHDIHCRLDGPIVLDVLANFTERWRNQVKDRESRLLPISDEEFALDAPAVCEEEFAWNSQLFRSITSDSALFDFNRIAAIPKRKGKYVDDSIHRAYIHQIRRTDSYLFIENQYFLGSAYGWDDEQSTKAHHLIPQEIAQRIVEKINAGEYIGVYVVIPMYPEGDPASKPVQEILHWQHRTMEMMYKLIAQAIEANELDTHPRDYLSFFCLGKGECPEEIPEDLPPPDPESPACLLREKARFMIYVHSKMMIVDDDYIIIGSANINQRSMGGTRDSEIAVGCFQPLQTREMSGEARGDVHHFRMALWAEHLGSVEDVHLDPGSLDCMRAVNEMADSNWSAYVADEPCKIEGHLMRYPVEVGQDGSVTALEGSENFPDTEAPVLGAPNFLPNKLTT, from the coding sequence ATGGCTATGTTAAGGGGCTACCTATATATTGATTTAATAGCAGCAGATGGACTTCCAGACTGTGACACAGCATTTTTCAACATTGACCCAAAGGACACGTCTGATCCCTTTGCCCAGGTTAAAGTGGGTAACTGTGTGCTCTGCAAGACAGCTGTTATCAACAACGACCTCTCACCAAAGTGGCAAGAATCGTTCAGAATCCCGGTATGCCATGTTGCAGATGAAATTCAGATCCAGGTCCTGGACAAGGACCACTTTGATGCTGGATTATTAGGCGAGGTGAGTCTCAGAGGAGGGGACCTAATGGACGGAGAAACAATGGAGGGCTGGTATCCCCTCTCAGGGTGTGATGGACGCATTAACTTGAAAATCAATTATGTTCCCAAGGATATGATGGATATGACATTTGAGGTCCCCGATTGTTATTTCCCTCTGCGTGAAGGATGCAAAGTCACTGTTTATCAGGATGCACATTGTCCGCCTTTACCACTCTTTGAGAGTGTCCCCACAGCCTCGGGTGAACCATATGACCCTCCTTGTGCATGGACTGACCTCTACAAAGCCTTAAACAATGCACAGAGGCTTATATATATTACAGGCTGGAGTGTATATGCAGAAACAGTTCTGGTGAGGGGTGAATGTGATTGTGAGGAAGCAGTTGGAGAAACCGTAGGCGACCTGCTTAAAAGGAAAGCGGAAGAAGGGGTTCGTGTGCTTGTAATGGTGTGGAATGAGAAAATGAGCACTGGGGTTACAGCAGGTTTCATGGGCACTCATGATGAAGAAACACGTCTTTATTTTGAAGGTTCTGATGTAGAAGTGGCTGTGGTGCCAAGGATACGCACCCTGGAAGGAATGGCATCATTCTTCCAAGATCAGTTTGCCCAAACGTGTTACACTCATCACCAGAAAACTGTAATCCTTGACGTTCCACCTGAAGAAGGTGAGGACTTACCAAGACTTCAGGCCTTCATAGGTGGCTTAGATATCACAGATGGTCGCTATGATACACCAGAGCATGAGCTTTTCAAAACATTGACAACAGTTCATGTTGGAGACTTTTACAATGGCTGTGCAACTACCACTAGTGAGGTAGGACCACGACAGCCGTGGCATGATATTCATTGCCGTTTGGATGGACCTATAGTCTTAGATGTTTTGGCAAACTTCACTGAAAGGTGGCGAAATCAAGTGAAGGACCGTGAGTCCCGGCTCCTTCCAATTTCAGATGAGGAATTTGCTTTGGATGCCCCAGCAGTGTGTGAGGAAGAATTTGCCTGGAATAGCCAACTGTTCAGATCCATAACTTCTGACTCTGCACTTTTTGACTTCAATCGTATAGCAGCAATcccaaagaggaagggaaaatatgtAGATGACAGTATACACAGGGCTTACATCCATCAAATCAGACGAACTGATAGTTACTTATTCATAGAAAACCAGTATTTCCTTGGTTCAGCATATGGTTGGGATGATGAACAGTCAACAAAAGCTCACCACCTCATCCCACAGGAGATTGCCCAACGAATTGTCGAGAAGATAAATGCAGGGGAATATATTGGGGTCTATGTTGTCATTCCTATGTATCCTGAAGGTGATCCAGCCAGTAAGCCTGTACAGGAGATCCTGCACTGGCAGCATCGTACTATGGAGATGATGTACAAGTTGATAGCTCAAGCCATTGAAGCCAATGAACTGGACACACACCCACGAgactacctctccttcttctgcctaGGAAAAGGAGAGTGTCCTGAGGAAATACCAGAGGATCTTCCTCCACCTGACCCTGAGTCTCCTGCTTGCTTACTCAGGGAGAAGGCACGATTCATGATATATGTCCATTCCAAAATGATGATCGTAGATGATGACTACATCATCATTGGCTCAGCAAACATCAACCAGCGGAGCATGGGCGGGACTCGAGACTCAGAGATTGCTGTTGGATGTTTCCAGCCTCTGCAAACAAGAGAGATGTCTGGGGAAGCTCGTGGTGATGTGCATCACTTCCGCATGGCTCTGTGGGCAGAACACCTGGGAAGTGTGGAAGACGTACACCTGGATCCAGGATCCTTGGACTGCATGCGTGCAGTGAATGAAATGGCTGATAGTAATTGGAGTGCCTATGTAGCTGACGAGCCTTGTAAAATTGAAGGACATTTGATGCGCTATCCAGTTGAAGTTGGTCAAGATGGTTCAGTGACAGCTCTTGAGGGTTCAGAAAATTTCCCTGACACTGAAGCTCCTGTACTTGGTGCACCCAACTTCTTGCCAAACAAGCTCACTACTTAA